Genomic window (Deltaproteobacteria bacterium):
GTATCGGGGCCTATACCGCAACCCGTCTGGCCATTGTCTTTGATTTGAGCCCCTGGGCCGGGATGTTCATCGGGGCCTTGCTGGCCATGGCCGTTGGCCTGGCGATCGGCTTTTTGGGTTTCCGTTTCGGATTGAAGGGGGTCTATTTCGTTTTGATTACCATCTCCTTTGCCGAGATCGGCCGGTTGATCGCCTTGCACATGGAGAGCCTGGGATCCTTCATGGGCTTGTTTGTCGATTTCAAGCCGGGTTTTTGGAATATGCAGTTCAAAGGGAACCTGCCCTATTACTACATTTCCCTGGGATTGCTCCTCTTTTCGGTTGTTGTGGTCAGGGCACTGGAAATTTCCAAGATCGGCCGTTATCTGGTCGCCATCCGGGAGGATGAAGATGCCGCCGAAAGCCTGGGGGTGAATACCTTTAAATACAAGATGTGGGCCATTGCCTTGAGTTCTTTTATGACCGCCCTGGCCGGGACCTTTGATGCCAATCGAATTTTTCATTTAAGCCCGGACCGGGTTATGAGCATGGGTTTGTCCATTGAGATTATCCTGCGTCCTATAATCGGCGGTATGGGCACGGTTTTGGGACCTATTGTCGGCTCCTTTTTAATTACCCTGCCGGCCGAATGGACCCGGGCCTACCTGTCGGAAGTGGGCCGGCCCGGCCTGCACATGGTTATTTACGGGTTTGTACTGATTTTTGCCGTATTTTTTTTCCCCAGGGGCATCATGCCTTTTTTAAACAGGGTTTTTAAACCGTTTTTTATTAAACCCTCAAATATCAAGGGGGGGCACAGATCATGAAGATGGTTTTTTTGATTCCGAAATCCGAATTCCGAATTCCGAACAGGTACAATCGGTGAATCTTTTAACTATAGAAAAAG
Coding sequences:
- a CDS encoding branched-chain amino acid ABC transporter permease; protein product: MKRLYIFLAVILAVLLFLPQVLNNYWLEIFILIFFYAYLGQCWNILTGYTGNISLGHALYVGIGAYTATRLAIVFDLSPWAGMFIGALLAMAVGLAIGFLGFRFGLKGVYFVLITISFAEIGRLIALHMESLGSFMGLFVDFKPGFWNMQFKGNLPYYYISLGLLLFSVVVVRALEISKIGRYLVAIREDEDAAESLGVNTFKYKMWAIALSSFMTALAGTFDANRIFHLSPDRVMSMGLSIEIILRPIIGGMGTVLGPIVGSFLITLPAEWTRAYLSEVGRPGLHMVIYGFVLIFAVFFFPRGIMPFLNRVFKPFFIKPSNIKGGHRS